One stretch of Brevibacillus laterosporus DNA includes these proteins:
- a CDS encoding nucleoside triphosphate pyrophosphohydrolase → MVNTIYVVGLGAGNLDQMPLGMYKRLKQTNHLYVRTADHPVLDQLVDEGLTYTSFDTIYEKNDSFEQVYQEIVQHLLSKVKKEGEVTYAVPGHPLVAERTVQLLLSHAVEEQVEVEVLGGQSFLDPLFARLAIDPIEGFALLDATSMKADQVNPGLHTVIAQVYDQMSASDAKLTLMEVLPDEYEVVVATAVGIEGREIVERLPLYDLDRVEHLGNLSLIYVPPATEESVKQRQFSYLKDVIATLRGPEGCPWDRKQTHQSLRRYLLEEAYETVEAIDEDDVDALCEELGDVLLQIMLHAQIASEEGYFTIEDIISTLTAKMIRRHPHVFGESEVADADAVVVNWEQIKAQEKAEKGQVSEDSSLLASLPKDLPAILAAVKIQKKAAEVGFDWDEVKDVYAKIEEEYEELQQATPEEQTGELGDLLFAVINLARFMKIDPEQALALTNLKFKRRFTYIEQKLHESNKHFADTTLEEMDRYWNEAKTKE, encoded by the coding sequence ATGGTGAATACCATTTATGTCGTGGGACTTGGGGCAGGTAATCTAGATCAAATGCCTCTAGGTATGTATAAACGTTTAAAACAGACGAACCACTTGTATGTGCGTACGGCTGATCATCCTGTATTGGATCAATTGGTTGATGAAGGGCTTACTTATACGTCCTTTGATACTATCTATGAAAAAAACGATTCATTTGAACAAGTATATCAAGAGATTGTTCAGCATCTGTTGTCCAAGGTTAAAAAAGAAGGTGAAGTAACCTATGCAGTTCCCGGACATCCTTTAGTAGCAGAGCGGACGGTACAATTGCTACTAAGTCATGCAGTAGAGGAGCAAGTAGAGGTAGAAGTGCTAGGTGGACAAAGCTTTTTGGACCCACTGTTCGCTCGCTTGGCGATTGATCCAATTGAAGGTTTTGCACTGTTGGATGCTACAAGTATGAAAGCAGATCAAGTAAATCCAGGTCTACATACGGTTATTGCACAAGTATATGATCAAATGTCTGCCTCTGACGCGAAGCTTACCTTAATGGAAGTGCTCCCTGACGAATACGAAGTAGTGGTTGCGACTGCGGTTGGGATAGAAGGTAGAGAGATTGTAGAGCGTCTACCATTGTATGATTTAGACCGGGTTGAGCATTTAGGTAACTTGAGCTTAATCTATGTACCACCTGCTACAGAAGAGTCTGTTAAGCAACGTCAATTCTCTTATTTAAAAGACGTGATTGCTACTTTACGTGGACCAGAAGGATGCCCGTGGGATCGTAAGCAGACTCATCAAAGTCTGCGCCGTTATTTGCTGGAAGAAGCTTATGAAACGGTAGAAGCGATCGACGAGGATGATGTGGATGCGCTTTGCGAAGAATTAGGAGATGTGCTCCTACAGATCATGCTTCATGCGCAAATTGCTTCAGAGGAAGGTTATTTCACGATTGAAGATATCATATCGACTCTGACGGCTAAGATGATTCGACGTCATCCGCATGTGTTTGGTGAATCGGAAGTAGCTGACGCGGATGCAGTGGTTGTGAATTGGGAACAAATTAAAGCCCAAGAAAAAGCAGAGAAAGGGCAGGTATCCGAGGATTCTTCCTTGCTGGCATCTCTACCAAAGGATTTGCCTGCGATTTTAGCAGCTGTCAAAATTCAAAAGAAGGCAGCGGAGGTAGGTTTCGATTGGGACGAAGTGAAAGATGTGTATGCCAAGATTGAGGAAGAGTATGAGGAGCTACAGCAGGCAACTCCAGAAGAACAAACAGGAGAGCTGGGAGATTTACTCTTTGCTGTAATCAATCTAGCTCGATTTATGAAGATTGACCCTGAACAGGCTTTAGCGCTGACTAACCTTAAATTTAAGCGTAGATTTACCTATATTGAACAAAAACTGCATGAGAGTAACAAGCATTTTGCTGACACAACTTTAGAAGAGATGGATCGTTATTGGAATGAAGCCAAAACTAAAGAATAG
- the yabQ gene encoding spore cortex biosynthesis protein YabQ yields the protein MSISIQFQTMAFMSLCGIFMGMGFDTYHVIKGKGRFPLWLVFILDMLFWLSSVGIVFYVLVLVNDGVVRFPIYLGIVIGAWLYFLLGSKVYIRFLLTVLKWSIWIFQISVKIIDVLLIKPVEIIFHFIWIILVFLFTLIAKIGLFIWRIISWPLSPFVPWGRNLWKSIRGKVAGAKEALKKWLTKENKQ from the coding sequence GTGAGTATCAGTATTCAGTTCCAGACTATGGCGTTCATGTCCCTGTGTGGAATTTTTATGGGGATGGGGTTTGATACGTACCATGTCATAAAAGGCAAAGGCCGCTTCCCACTTTGGCTCGTTTTTATATTAGATATGTTATTTTGGTTAAGTAGTGTGGGAATTGTTTTTTATGTGTTGGTATTGGTTAATGATGGGGTAGTGAGATTCCCGATCTATCTAGGCATTGTTATAGGAGCATGGCTCTATTTCCTACTAGGTAGTAAGGTTTATATCAGATTTTTGTTAACTGTGCTAAAATGGAGTATATGGATATTTCAGATCAGTGTTAAAATTATTGATGTGCTATTGATTAAACCGGTAGAGATAATTTTTCATTTTATCTGGATTATTCTTGTATTCCTTTTTACTCTTATTGCAAAGATAGGATTGTTCATTTGGCGAATCATTTCGTGGCCATTGTCACCATTTGTTCCATGGGGTCGTAACTTGTGGAAAAGTATTCGGGGCAAAGTGGCAGGAGCAAAGGAAGCGCTGAAGAAATGGTTAACCAAGGAAAACAAACAGTAG
- a CDS encoding polysaccharide biosynthesis protein encodes MAGERSANHFVKGAAILGIAGLLSKVLGAIYRIPYQNITGDVGLYVYMQVYPLYTALLILATAGFPIAISKIVSERLAVEDHLGARKAFRVASVSLGILGVFFFFLLYLGAPALARIMGDEQLTLPLRAVAWSLPLVPLVSILRGYFQGQQDMVPTGVSQVVEQIIRVIVILVSAYWMMSAYQDAYLAGTGAVFAAFPGALAAFLVLFYYYRKSRRYHRRRGYRKTLRAQQLTDTVTNKQVLISILHYAIPICIGALVLPMIPLIDSVTVSNLLQWNGYELDLAKELKGIYDRGQPLIQFGTFFATSLSLALVPAISEAVAQKQDKMILNRTDMALRLTLMLGLPASIGLALLAEPVNIMVYGNDKGTWSLAIQAFVIVFATLSIATSGILQGLGHVKLPARHLMIGVGVKLLANLALTPLWGIQGAAVATVFAYVTSMALNMRSIRHYLGLSFNVKEMLAKPLISVALMSIMVLIVQGLMNLIVGSLIDSERLGQTIVGTSAVTVGLVVYMLSLLYTGGIKREELLYLPKGKRLISLLERYKLLQIRK; translated from the coding sequence ATGGCAGGAGAGAGAAGTGCAAATCATTTCGTCAAAGGTGCTGCTATTCTGGGTATTGCCGGCTTGCTTTCCAAGGTTCTGGGAGCGATCTATCGCATACCTTATCAAAATATTACAGGTGATGTTGGGTTATATGTGTATATGCAGGTATATCCGCTGTACACAGCCTTATTGATTTTGGCAACAGCAGGTTTTCCTATCGCTATTTCCAAAATCGTCTCAGAACGATTAGCAGTCGAGGACCATCTAGGTGCACGTAAAGCTTTCCGTGTAGCCAGTGTTTCACTAGGAATACTAGGAGTATTCTTTTTTTTCCTTTTGTATCTAGGGGCTCCTGCACTAGCCCGAATTATGGGCGATGAACAGCTGACATTACCGCTACGAGCAGTAGCGTGGTCGTTACCATTAGTTCCGTTAGTGTCCATTTTGCGTGGATATTTTCAGGGGCAACAAGACATGGTACCTACAGGAGTTTCACAGGTAGTCGAACAGATTATTCGCGTTATCGTTATTTTGGTCTCTGCCTACTGGATGATGAGTGCCTATCAGGATGCTTATCTAGCCGGTACAGGAGCAGTATTTGCTGCTTTTCCTGGTGCTTTGGCAGCCTTTTTAGTTCTATTCTATTATTATCGCAAATCTAGACGTTATCATCGTCGTAGAGGGTATCGCAAAACATTGCGTGCTCAACAGCTTACAGATACAGTAACAAACAAGCAAGTATTGATCAGCATCTTACATTATGCGATTCCCATTTGTATAGGTGCATTGGTTTTGCCGATGATTCCATTAATTGATTCGGTGACCGTTTCTAATTTGCTTCAATGGAACGGATATGAACTTGATTTAGCGAAGGAATTAAAAGGAATCTATGATCGTGGACAGCCACTGATTCAATTTGGTACGTTTTTTGCCACATCACTATCGTTGGCTTTAGTACCAGCTATCAGCGAGGCTGTAGCACAAAAACAGGACAAAATGATCCTCAATCGTACTGACATGGCCTTACGCTTAACCTTGATGCTTGGTTTGCCAGCCTCTATCGGACTAGCTTTGTTAGCCGAACCAGTAAATATTATGGTGTACGGAAATGATAAAGGAACGTGGTCACTTGCTATTCAAGCTTTTGTCATTGTGTTTGCGACATTAAGTATCGCTACCTCTGGCATCTTGCAAGGATTAGGACATGTTAAATTACCAGCCAGACACTTGATGATTGGTGTAGGGGTAAAATTATTGGCTAATCTTGCTCTGACGCCTTTATGGGGCATACAGGGTGCGGCAGTAGCTACTGTATTCGCCTATGTGACGTCAATGGCATTAAACATGAGGTCTATTCGCCACTATCTGGGGCTTTCCTTTAACGTAAAAGAAATGTTGGCTAAACCGTTAATAAGTGTGGCTCTCATGTCTATTATGGTCTTAATCGTCCAAGGCTTGATGAATTTGATTGTGGGGTCGCTGATTGACAGCGAGCGTTTAGGTCAAACGATCGTGGGTACTTCAGCGGTTACAGTGGGGTTAGTCGTGTATATGCTTTCACTGTTATATACAGGAGGCATCAAGCGTGAAGAATTATTGTATTTGCCAAAAGGAAAGAGATTAATCTCGCTTTTGGAGCGGTATAAGCTCTTGCAGATTCGAAAATAG
- a CDS encoding RNA-binding S4 domain-containing protein → MRLDKFLKVSRLIKRRTLAKDVCDQGRVEINERTAKASSNVKVGDSISIRFGQKIVTVKVEEIKENARKDEAASLYTVIGEVPVPRDEKEEDEYLRA, encoded by the coding sequence ATGCGTCTTGATAAATTTCTAAAGGTATCTCGCTTGATTAAACGACGCACCTTAGCTAAAGATGTTTGTGATCAGGGACGTGTCGAAATTAATGAACGTACTGCAAAAGCATCCAGTAATGTAAAAGTGGGCGATTCTATCTCAATTCGCTTTGGCCAAAAGATCGTTACGGTAAAAGTGGAAGAGATTAAAGAAAATGCGCGTAAAGATGAAGCGGCTTCGCTTTACACCGTTATTGGTGAAGTGCCTGTGCCACGTGATGAAAAAGAAGAAGATGAATATCTAAGAGCGTAA
- the spoIIE gene encoding stage II sporulation protein E, with protein MFNKSQVVSPNANLFTQQLSNQVSQTMGSFGDRIATFLKKWHILTLTMGFLLGRALILDELSPFVVPYFIVMYFLRRETLLFSALGMLVGSLAHSIPLGMQTLLSIVLAVGVCRISEKWKRKDFSYTPFMVVGTVFASHLLCKVILNQVNTYSVTMIGVEAILSFVLTLIFIQSLSIIHINKPFEPLKTEEIICLVILLASLMTGTVGWVIQGVSMEHILSRYLLLLFAFVGGGTVGAAVGVATGLILSLADVSALQQISLLAFAGLLAGLLKEGGKIGVVAGLAIGTSILGIYGGAQSGLYLSLVETSIAAFLFLLTPASIWKKVASFIPGTSEHIQSHQEYMRRIRDMTAGKIQQFSDLFIQLSHSFAQTAETEKGVEEEEVDLYLSKVTEGTCQLCWKKEQCWERDTQVTYDAMRSMLITVSEHGTMQGAVIPKEWEKKCVKTEKVIQHMEQEYHRMIEHNQLKKQIQDSRKLVADQLSGVSRVMSDFAREIQREGVALSLQEKQVSRALEGLGLSVRRVDIHSLEEGKVDIEISQPSCYGRDECAKIVAPMLTEILGENIIVKERQCEAFKDQHCKMCLASAKTYEIEIGVAGAAKDGKLLSGDSFKTMDLGNGKVAVAISDGMGNGERAYIESQSALDMLQQLLKSGLDEKLSIKTVNSVLSLRSSDEMFATVDLAVIDLQTAMTRFIKIGSTPSFIKRGNEVFTVSANNLPVGILDEIEVDIVTRNLKAGDLLIMMSDGIFEAPRHIENRPVWMKRLISQLQTEDPQEISDLLLERVIREHSGEIVDDMTVLVTRIDRFVPQWSAIQVSGMEKMERPRVVS; from the coding sequence ATGTTCAATAAAAGCCAAGTGGTTTCTCCAAATGCTAATCTTTTTACCCAACAACTTTCTAATCAAGTATCTCAGACGATGGGGAGCTTCGGCGATCGAATTGCTACCTTCCTGAAAAAATGGCATATCCTTACACTGACTATGGGTTTTTTATTAGGACGAGCCCTTATTCTAGACGAATTATCCCCATTTGTAGTTCCTTATTTCATTGTGATGTACTTTCTCCGACGAGAAACGTTACTCTTCAGTGCATTGGGAATGTTGGTAGGCTCATTAGCCCACTCAATACCTCTAGGAATGCAGACATTGCTTAGTATCGTACTTGCTGTTGGTGTGTGCCGTATCTCGGAGAAATGGAAACGAAAAGATTTTTCGTATACACCTTTTATGGTAGTAGGTACCGTATTTGCTAGCCATCTATTATGTAAGGTGATTCTCAATCAGGTAAACACCTACAGCGTGACCATGATTGGTGTGGAGGCTATTCTCAGTTTTGTTCTGACACTTATCTTTATTCAGTCATTATCTATCATTCACATAAATAAACCATTTGAACCCTTAAAAACAGAAGAAATTATATGTCTAGTAATTTTATTGGCTTCTTTAATGACGGGAACCGTAGGCTGGGTGATACAAGGAGTTTCTATGGAACATATCTTGTCCCGTTATCTTCTATTATTATTTGCTTTTGTTGGGGGAGGAACGGTCGGGGCCGCAGTGGGGGTGGCTACCGGACTTATTCTCAGTTTAGCTGATGTGAGTGCCTTGCAACAAATAAGCTTGTTAGCCTTCGCAGGATTATTAGCCGGGTTATTAAAAGAGGGAGGGAAAATTGGTGTAGTAGCAGGACTTGCAATCGGAACTTCGATTTTGGGAATCTATGGTGGTGCCCAAAGTGGATTATATCTATCTTTAGTGGAGACCTCCATTGCCGCCTTCTTATTTCTGCTAACGCCAGCTTCTATATGGAAAAAGGTGGCTAGTTTTATTCCGGGGACCTCAGAACATATACAATCCCATCAGGAATATATGCGGCGTATACGCGACATGACGGCAGGTAAGATTCAGCAGTTTTCTGATTTATTTATCCAGCTATCCCATTCATTTGCTCAAACAGCCGAGACGGAAAAAGGAGTTGAGGAAGAGGAAGTAGATCTTTATTTAAGTAAAGTGACGGAGGGGACGTGCCAACTATGCTGGAAAAAGGAACAGTGCTGGGAGCGGGACACTCAAGTGACTTACGATGCGATGAGGAGCATGCTCATTACCGTATCCGAACATGGGACGATGCAAGGAGCAGTCATACCAAAGGAGTGGGAGAAGAAATGCGTGAAAACAGAAAAGGTAATCCAACATATGGAGCAAGAGTACCACCGGATGATTGAACATAATCAATTGAAAAAACAAATCCAAGACAGTCGCAAGCTTGTTGCAGATCAATTATCTGGAGTGTCGCGGGTCATGAGCGATTTTGCTCGGGAAATTCAACGGGAAGGAGTTGCGCTGAGCCTACAGGAGAAGCAGGTATCACGAGCTCTGGAGGGTTTAGGCTTATCTGTAAGGCGTGTAGATATTCATAGCTTAGAAGAAGGGAAGGTGGATATAGAAATCAGTCAGCCGAGCTGCTATGGGCGCGATGAGTGCGCCAAGATTGTGGCTCCGATGCTTACAGAAATTTTGGGCGAGAACATTATTGTTAAGGAGCGACAATGTGAAGCCTTTAAGGATCAACATTGCAAAATGTGTCTTGCCTCTGCTAAAACGTATGAAATTGAAATTGGAGTTGCGGGGGCCGCCAAGGATGGCAAACTATTATCGGGTGACAGCTTTAAAACAATGGATTTGGGAAATGGAAAGGTGGCCGTGGCGATCAGTGATGGAATGGGGAATGGGGAGCGCGCTTATATCGAAAGTCAATCAGCATTGGATATGTTGCAACAGCTCTTAAAATCAGGGCTGGATGAAAAGCTGTCCATTAAAACAGTAAATTCCGTATTGTCATTACGTTCATCTGATGAAATGTTTGCAACCGTGGATTTGGCCGTAATCGATTTGCAGACTGCGATGACGCGGTTTATCAAAATTGGTTCCACCCCTTCGTTTATTAAACGTGGAAATGAGGTATTTACGGTATCGGCCAATAATTTACCGGTTGGCATTTTAGATGAGATTGAAGTGGACATTGTGACAAGAAATCTAAAGGCAGGTGATTTATTAATTATGATGTCAGATGGAATTTTTGAGGCTCCACGTCACATCGAAAATAGACCGGTGTGGATGAAGCGATTAATCTCACAGCTTCAAACAGAGGATCCTCAAGAAATCTCTGACTTGTTATTAGAAAGAGTCATTCGAGAACATAGTGGAGAAATCGTAGACGACATGACGGTTTTAGTCACTCGGATTGATCGATTTGTACCACAATGGTCAGCTATACAGGTATCTGGAATGGAGAAGATGGAGCGGCCACGAGTGGTAAGTTAA
- the yabP gene encoding sporulation protein YabP produces MIEQNKRPRHEVVMINRRSLAISGVKKVDSFDSEEFLLETEGGFLTIRGQNLHMKNLSLETGEVAIEGFVHDMGYIEQGQAGDRSKGFFGKLFK; encoded by the coding sequence ATGATTGAACAAAATAAACGGCCTCGCCACGAAGTTGTCATGATCAATCGGCGTAGTTTGGCTATATCCGGGGTAAAAAAGGTAGACAGCTTTGATAGTGAGGAGTTTCTGTTAGAGACAGAAGGTGGCTTTCTTACTATACGCGGCCAGAATCTTCATATGAAAAACCTGAGTCTTGAAACCGGAGAAGTGGCCATCGAAGGTTTCGTTCATGACATGGGGTATATAGAACAGGGGCAGGCCGGAGATCGCTCGAAAGGATTTTTCGGCAAATTATTTAAGTGA
- a CDS encoding septum formation initiator family protein, with product MAKERPSQSNNLGRKRRLRFIMFFVFCFLIWTGYTAYLQSSVIAETEEQVKALQKDLAQKKDQQEELTKKMKRLDDPEYIAELARKNNFMSKPGEIIFLIPDN from the coding sequence ATGGCCAAGGAACGTCCCTCTCAATCGAATAATCTAGGTCGTAAGCGAAGACTTCGCTTTATTATGTTCTTCGTATTTTGCTTCTTGATCTGGACGGGCTATACTGCTTATCTTCAAAGCTCCGTTATTGCTGAGACAGAAGAGCAGGTAAAAGCGCTACAGAAGGATTTGGCACAAAAGAAAGATCAACAAGAAGAGCTAACCAAGAAGATGAAACGATTGGATGATCCAGAATACATCGCAGAGCTTGCACGCAAAAATAATTTTATGTCCAAGCCGGGCGAGATCATCTTTTTGATCCCTGATAATTAA